Part of the Zea mays cultivar B73 chromosome 4, Zm-B73-REFERENCE-NAM-5.0, whole genome shotgun sequence genome is shown below.
TCCTCAACCCCCGTGAGATCTTGCTATAGCTTTTCTTTATTTCTCTCTAGCCTCTTTATTTGTTTACGTTATTTTCATGAACTAATGGGCTGCATCTTTTTTTCAGGGTGGCACCAATTACAACTTCTCAGCCTGAAGGACTTCCTGCACAGTATATTTCCAGCCTGCTAATCACACATCTGTGTTATTAGGCGCTTTTGTCCACTTACAATTCACATTACTGTTTCCTTAGATATCCTCCATCTGGGAAAAACTGTGTCAAGTTGTCAATTTTTGTTTAGATTGTGAAGTTATTTGAAACATAAATCATGCAACCTTGCAGAAATGACCATAGCTTGCAGGAACAGAACCTCCAATCTCTTAATATAAATTTAATACGACCGAATAGGTAAAATACTGTGAGTTAAGCCTAACTATAGTGGCGCATAAAAAGTTGGGACCCCGCCCCAACCCACCCACAGAAATttgggaatacaataagtatgtgaAGATAGATTTGTTACATTTAGTAATTCTGCTAACAAAAACTGAAtttattttttcctttttgcTAGGGCACCTAACACACATGACAATGCGGCATCAAATCTTCTGTCTGGAAGGAATGTTGACACAATAATTAACCAGCTAATGGAGATGGGTGGGGGCAGTTGGGACAAAGATAAAGTCCAAAGGGCTCTCCGTGCCGCTTACAACAACCCCGAACGTGCTGTTGAATACCTCTACTCTGTATGTATTTTTCTCATTGCCCCATTCTTTTGCATTTTTGCACTTAATGATGGAATCCAATTTTCTGGTGCTAATAGATTATTTATGTCAAACATTAGGGTATTCCAGTAACAGCTGAAATTGCTGTTCCAATTGGTGGTCAAGGGGCAAACACAACTGATCGAGCTCCTACTGGGGAAGCTGGTCTCTCTGGGATTCCAAACACCGCTCCACTAGATCTTTTCCCGCAGGTGTACTTTATGTCCGTCATTCATTATCACTGCATGTTGAAGCTTGTATTGACCATTAAACAATTCAGCAGGGGGCTTCCAATGCTGGAGGTGGTGCTGGTGGTGGACCACTTGATTTTCTTAGAAACAATCCACAGGTTCTCATTTTCATTTTTGCCATTTAAGATTTTTTGGGGTAATTCTATTATTACCCCTGCATACAAAAATATAGTATTAGAGAATACGATGCCCATAGTAGTATGCTGTAGAAGCGTCATCTAGCACACTTGTTTTCTCATTAATTTTATGTTAACATATTGTGCAAGGTTGGACCTTATCCCATTGTGGCGTGAGCATGAGCTTTGTAAAAGTTTAATGAACCTTTTGTTTGGAATGAAAGCCCAAATATATGTCCATCTAACCTTCTCCTAATTACACCAAATAAAAAACCAAACTAACTCCAACGCAACTTTTTACTTCATTCTTCCATGTATACCCCTACTTAAATGCACACCGATGATTGATGTGCACCATGGTCAGGCCCTCACCTTAATTTTAGCCCCAGCTCCGAATCAACTTATATTTGGGATTGGCGGGGTGGGATTACATCGATTTAACCTCACTGTTCTAATTATGAATTAATAGCTTATCAATTATTTTGCAGTTTCAAGCAGTTAGGGAAATGGTCCATACAAATCCACAAATTTTGCAGGTTTTGTATTCTTTGTTTTGGCTTACATTCTATGGCTTCTTATGTAGCACCTGCCTGAACTTTTTGCTGGTACCATGTTATAGCCTATGCTCGTTGAGTTGAGCAAGCAGAATCCTCAAATTCTAAGGTTGATTGAGGAGAATCATGATGAGTTTCTTCAGTTACTAAATGAGCCCTTTGAAGGCGGAGAGGGGTAAGCATTCTCTTATTTGATTAATTTACTATTTTCCCCTTTGTTTTCGGTTATGTCTGCTTCTTCACCTCTGTTTACTGATTTTATAAATATATATCTCTTTTTTTTCCTGCCCGTTTCCTCGAAATATCTAGGGATTTCTTAGACCAACCTGAGGAGGATGAAATGCCTCATGCCATTAGTGTTACACCAGAGGAGCAGGAGGCCATTGGACGGGTAAGCATGTAATTGCTGAACTCTGCCATCCTCCCACTTCATAGATATTTGAGATCACATAATTATCCTTTGGATCTGTTTTTTTTATATTCAGCTTGAGTCCATGGGGTTCGACAGAGCACGCGTTATTGAAGCATTCTTAGCCTGCGATAGGAACGAGGAGCTAGCAGCAAACTATCTCCTTGAGCATGCTGGTGAGGAAGATTAAGCGGGAGTAGTTTTCATACGGTGAGAACTCTGCTATCCTCTGGTTGGTTACCCTCCTTAACATATATGGCAAGTGGCTCACTGTGGGGTGATttcctttttttcttcttttgAACCTTGCCTCTCGTCGACATCTGACCGACATTGATCAAGATTTTTTTTAGTACCGAGTGACGAAGAGTTGA
Proteins encoded:
- the LOC100282427 gene encoding ubiquitin receptor RAD23b isoform X2, which gives rise to MKLTVKTLKGTHFEIRVQPNDTIMAVKKNIEEIQGKDSYPWGQQLLIFNGKVLKDESTLEENKVNEDGFLVVMLSKGKTSGSTGTSSSQHSNTPATRQAPPLEAPQQAPQPPVAPITTSQPEGLPAQAPNTHDNAASNLLSGRNVDTIINQLMEMGGGSWDKDKVQRALRAAYNNPERAVEYLYSGIPVTAEIAVPIGGQGANTTDRAPTGEAGLSGIPNTAPLDLFPQGASNAGGGAGGGPLDFLRNNPQFQAVREMVHTNPQILQPMLVELSKQNPQILRLIEENHDEFLQLLNEPFEGGEGDFLDQPEEDEMPHAISVTPEEQEAIGRLESMGFDRARVIEAFLACDRNEELAANYLLEHAGEED
- the LOC100282427 gene encoding ubiquitin receptor RAD23b isoform X1, with amino-acid sequence MKLTVKTLKGTHFEIRVQPNDTIMAVKKNIEEIQGKDSYPWGQQLLIFNGKVLKDESTLEENKVNEDGFLVVMLSKGKTSGSTGTSSSQHSNTPATRQAPPLEAPQQAPQPPVAPITTSQPEGLPAQAPNTHDNAASNLLSGRNVDTIINQLMEMGGGSWDKDKVQRALRAAYNNPERAVEYLYSGIPVTAEIAVPIGGQGANTTDRAPTGEAGLSGIPNTAPLDLFPQQGASNAGGGAGGGPLDFLRNNPQFQAVREMVHTNPQILQPMLVELSKQNPQILRLIEENHDEFLQLLNEPFEGGEGDFLDQPEEDEMPHAISVTPEEQEAIGRLESMGFDRARVIEAFLACDRNEELAANYLLEHAGEED
- the LOC100282427 gene encoding ubiquitin receptor RAD23b isoform X3, which encodes MKLTVKTLKGTHFEIRVQPNDTGKTSGSTGTSSSQHSNTPATRQAPPLEAPQQAPQPPVAPITTSQPEGLPAQAPNTHDNAASNLLSGRNVDTIINQLMEMGGGSWDKDKVQRALRAAYNNPERAVEYLYSGIPVTAEIAVPIGGQGANTTDRAPTGEAGLSGIPNTAPLDLFPQQGASNAGGGAGGGPLDFLRNNPQFQAVREMVHTNPQILQPMLVELSKQNPQILRLIEENHDEFLQLLNEPFEGGEGDFLDQPEEDEMPHAISVTPEEQEAIGRLESMGFDRARVIEAFLACDRNEELAANYLLEHAGEED